From the genome of Bacillota bacterium:
AAGGTTGCAATCATCGGTGCCGGAATATCAGGGCTTACGGCAGGCATTTATGCTCTTCAAAGCGGATTTGACGTGACAATTTACGAAAGCAACACTAAACCGGGCGGAGCCTCTACAAGTTGGCGGAGAAATGGGTATTTATTTGAAGGCGGATTGCACTGGCTGATCGGCTCATCGTCTCAAGTTCCACTGAACAGGCTCTGGCGCGAGGTCGGCGCACTGGACGACCAAGTACAGATGTACAACCGCGATCCGTTTATGGCTTTTGACTTTGAAGGCCGGATGGCATATCTTTATCGTGATATTGAGAAGCTTCGCCGGCATTTTCTTGAGCTTTCATGGGAGGACGAAAAAGAAATCAACCGTTTATGCTCAGATATTAAAAAGTTCACGAAGGTTACAGCGCCCGTCGTGGACATTAAAGGCGTAAAGGTGAAACAAAAATCTTCCATGCCTCTGTCGATGCTTTTACATATGCTTCCTGCATTTCCCCGCATATCCTTTTATTCCAATCAGAGTATCAAAGAATATGCCCGCCGTTTCAAAAGTCCGCTGCTGCGGTTGATGCTTGAGAGTATCGTAGGCCCCGATTACAGCGCTGCCGGAACGGTTTTCACCATCGCGACGCTTGCATCCGGTGACGGCGGTTATCCTGTGGGCGGCTCTCTGGGCATGGCAAGCCGGATGGCGAAACGCTTTGAGAAGTTGGGCGGCAAGATTCTGTACGGCCAAACCGTCACCAAAGTGCCGATCCAGGACGGCATCGCAAGCGGCGTTATCGTCGACAACAAGACAATGTTGGCAGACGCCGTTATCGTTACTCAGGATACACTTGCTGCTGTCGACACACTGTTCAGTCCCGCCATTCAAGAACCATGGACGGAAAGAATGCATGAAAATGCCAAGCCCACACTCGATACCTTTATCGGCGTGGGTGTTGAAACGAACTTGTCCGATTTGCCGGAAAGAATACAATTTGTGCCGGATCAGCCACTTGTATGCGGGGGCACTCCGCAGCCGTTTATCGGTATCTGTAATTATGCAGGTTACAAAGGATATGCACCGGAAGGTTGTACGGCAGTTACTTCCGCCATAATCGGCGACAGCTATGATTTCTGGAAAACCTGCAAAGAGAACGGAAACTATCAAGCCGAAAAAGAGAAACTTGCCAAGACATTTATTGAGATATTGGCAAAAAAATACCCACAGACAGCAGGGAAAGTAGCCGTTTGGGATGTTGCAACTCCGCTTACTTATGAACGGTATCTGCATTCTTATAAGGGCTCGTGGATGTCCATAATGGAAAAAGGGAGTAATCCGGAATATTTTCCGTCCAAACCAAAAAGCATTCAAAACGTTTATTTTGCCGGCCAGCGTTTGAGAAGCCCCGGCGGCTTACCCGTAGCGGTGGATTCAGGGCGCAGGGCCATCCAGTTTTTATGCAGGGATACCGATACGGTGTTTCAGAAGAATATATAAAATTCAAAACGTGGCACTATCAATCTGCGCCTTTTTAAGTGCCTTTTGACCAGATTGCCATAAAGAAATCCATGTGTCAGGATTCAAACTGCACATGGATTTCTTAATTGTTAAATAAGATGTATTCAAAATTTGTCACTCTTAACTTAATGAGCATACCACATGGATAATAGCATTTTCTAATATATTTAAATCAGTTAAATGAATATAATGACCACTATTTGGTGCGGAGATATATTCTGAATTGCAAGATATTTTTCCATGATTGTCTGCATTCCTGACAGTTGTACCAAATTTTTAAATTGTTCTCTCCGAAATATGGGAAAGATGATTTCCAGACACTTGCTCAT
Proteins encoded in this window:
- a CDS encoding NAD(P)/FAD-dependent oxidoreductase; the encoded protein is MKKVAIIGAGISGLTAGIYALQSGFDVTIYESNTKPGGASTSWRRNGYLFEGGLHWLIGSSSQVPLNRLWREVGALDDQVQMYNRDPFMAFDFEGRMAYLYRDIEKLRRHFLELSWEDEKEINRLCSDIKKFTKVTAPVVDIKGVKVKQKSSMPLSMLLHMLPAFPRISFYSNQSIKEYARRFKSPLLRLMLESIVGPDYSAAGTVFTIATLASGDGGYPVGGSLGMASRMAKRFEKLGGKILYGQTVTKVPIQDGIASGVIVDNKTMLADAVIVTQDTLAAVDTLFSPAIQEPWTERMHENAKPTLDTFIGVGVETNLSDLPERIQFVPDQPLVCGGTPQPFIGICNYAGYKGYAPEGCTAVTSAIIGDSYDFWKTCKENGNYQAEKEKLAKTFIEILAKKYPQTAGKVAVWDVATPLTYERYLHSYKGSWMSIMEKGSNPEYFPSKPKSIQNVYFAGQRLRSPGGLPVAVDSGRRAIQFLCRDTDTVFQKNI